Proteins co-encoded in one Streptomyces sp. JH34 genomic window:
- a CDS encoding type II toxin-antitoxin system RelE/ParE family toxin: MGGPYELRFFADVLDWIYALAKEDPDSHDHVIAALERLQEAGPALRRPTVGAIEDSRYRNMRELRPRNGSTVSIRMLFVFDPVRRAVFLVAGNKASGRQWAAWYPKAIREADAKYMAYLEALEEEDG, from the coding sequence GTGGGCGGTCCGTACGAACTCAGATTCTTCGCAGATGTCCTGGACTGGATTTATGCGCTGGCCAAGGAGGATCCGGATAGTCACGATCACGTCATAGCGGCCTTGGAGCGCCTCCAGGAGGCTGGTCCGGCGTTACGGCGACCGACGGTCGGTGCGATCGAGGACAGCCGGTACCGCAACATGCGTGAGCTCCGTCCACGCAACGGCAGCACGGTCAGTATCCGGATGCTCTTCGTTTTCGATCCGGTACGACGAGCTGTGTTCCTCGTCGCCGGGAACAAGGCGAGCGGACGGCAGTGGGCAGCCTGGTACCCCAAGGCGATCAGAGAAGCCGACGCCAAGTACATGGCTTACCTTGAAGCTCTAGAGGAGGAGGACGGATGA
- a CDS encoding helix-turn-helix transcriptional regulator, whose amino-acid sequence MNLGSMADLAADITPEKRARIDAIKSEMVDAERGHELASLRKAQGLTQVQVAKAMGVTQGRISQIERGGVRLDTSTMSAYLHAIGGELTILATVGNLSVKL is encoded by the coding sequence ATGAACCTCGGCAGCATGGCCGACCTCGCGGCTGACATCACACCGGAGAAGCGCGCCCGCATCGATGCGATCAAGAGCGAGATGGTCGACGCGGAGCGGGGCCACGAGCTGGCCTCCCTCCGGAAGGCGCAGGGGCTGACCCAGGTCCAGGTGGCGAAGGCTATGGGCGTGACGCAGGGGCGGATCAGTCAGATCGAGCGTGGTGGCGTGCGTCTGGACACATCGACGATGTCGGCCTACCTGCACGCAATCGGAGGCGAGCTGACGATACTGGCGACGGTCGGAAACCTGTCCGTGAAGCTCTGA
- a CDS encoding valine--tRNA ligase, with product MTENAAQQPASTPELPTQYAPADVEGPLYERWVERGYFTADAKSDKPAYTVVIPPPNVTGSLHLGHAFEHTLIDALTRRKRMQGFETLWQPGMDHAGIATQNVVERELAKDGKSRHDLGREAFVERVWQWKEESGGQISGQMRRLGDGVAWDRERFTMDEGLSTAVQTIFKRMYDDGLIYRAERIINWCPRCLTAISDIEVDYQDDDGELVSMKYGDGDDTIVVATTRAETMLGDTAVAVHPDDERYARLIGKQIRLPLTNRTIPVVADTHVDPEFGTGAVKVTPAHDPNDFAIGRRHDLETIQVLDERGIIITPGPFQGLDRFEARSAIVAALRADGRIVAEKRPYVHSVGHCSRCKTTLEPRLSMQWWVKVETLAKTAGDAVRDGRVNIHPADLTPRYFDWVDNLNDWCISRQLWWGHRIPVWHGPNGEMVCVGPNDEAPTGEGWHQDTDVLDTWFSSGLWPFSTMGWPEQTESLEKFYPNSVLVTGYDLMFFWVARMMMFGLYAMGDVPFRTIAFHGMVRDETGKKMSKSKGNVVNPLDWMDKYGSDAVRFTLARGANPGVDVPIGEDWVQGSRNFANKIWNATRFALMNGATIEGALPAPEQMTATDRWILSRLNTVVAQVDALYDDYQFAKLSDALFHFAWDEVFDWYVELSKTTFFAEGEQAKVSARVLGEVLDVTLRLLHPVVPFVTETLWTTLTGGESLVVADWPNDSGFRDQGAEREIELVQQVVTEVRRFRSDQGLQPGQKVPAALTLDGTALAPHEAAIRQLLRLQPAGDGFHATASLPVAGATVALDLSGTIDVAAERKRLTKDLEAAKKEIVQANGKLGNEAFLAKAPDNVVDKIRGRLAKADADIERISTQLANLPKG from the coding sequence GTGACCGAGAACGCAGCGCAGCAGCCAGCCAGCACCCCCGAACTGCCGACCCAATACGCGCCGGCCGATGTAGAGGGGCCGCTGTACGAGCGCTGGGTAGAACGTGGTTACTTCACGGCCGACGCGAAGAGCGACAAGCCCGCGTACACCGTCGTCATCCCCCCGCCGAACGTCACCGGCAGCCTCCACCTGGGCCACGCCTTCGAACACACGCTGATCGACGCCCTCACCCGCCGCAAGCGCATGCAGGGTTTCGAGACGCTGTGGCAGCCCGGCATGGACCACGCCGGCATCGCCACCCAGAACGTCGTCGAGCGCGAACTCGCCAAGGACGGCAAGTCCCGCCACGACCTGGGCCGCGAGGCGTTCGTCGAGCGCGTCTGGCAGTGGAAGGAAGAGTCCGGCGGTCAGATCTCCGGCCAGATGCGCCGCCTCGGCGACGGCGTCGCCTGGGACCGCGAGCGCTTCACCATGGACGAGGGTCTGTCCACGGCCGTCCAGACCATCTTCAAGCGGATGTACGACGACGGCCTGATCTACCGCGCCGAGCGCATCATCAACTGGTGCCCGCGCTGTCTGACGGCCATCTCCGACATCGAGGTGGACTACCAGGACGACGACGGCGAGCTCGTCTCCATGAAGTACGGCGACGGTGACGACACCATCGTCGTCGCCACCACCCGCGCGGAGACCATGCTCGGCGACACCGCCGTCGCCGTCCACCCCGACGACGAGCGCTACGCCCGCCTCATCGGCAAGCAGATCAGGCTGCCGCTCACGAACCGCACCATCCCGGTCGTCGCGGACACCCATGTCGACCCCGAGTTCGGCACCGGCGCCGTCAAGGTCACCCCCGCGCACGACCCGAACGACTTCGCCATCGGCCGGCGCCACGACCTGGAGACCATCCAGGTCCTCGACGAGCGCGGCATCATCATCACCCCCGGCCCCTTCCAGGGCCTGGACCGCTTCGAGGCCCGGTCCGCGATCGTCGCCGCCCTGCGCGCCGACGGCCGGATCGTCGCCGAGAAGCGCCCGTACGTCCACTCCGTCGGCCACTGCTCCCGCTGCAAGACGACGCTGGAGCCGCGCCTGTCGATGCAGTGGTGGGTCAAGGTCGAGACGCTCGCCAAGACGGCGGGCGACGCCGTCCGCGACGGTCGCGTCAACATCCACCCCGCCGACCTGACCCCGCGCTACTTCGACTGGGTCGACAACCTCAACGACTGGTGCATCTCGCGCCAGCTGTGGTGGGGCCACCGCATCCCCGTCTGGCACGGCCCGAACGGCGAGATGGTCTGCGTCGGCCCGAACGACGAGGCGCCCACCGGTGAGGGCTGGCACCAGGACACCGACGTCCTCGACACCTGGTTCTCCTCCGGACTGTGGCCGTTCTCCACCATGGGCTGGCCCGAGCAGACCGAGTCGCTGGAGAAGTTCTATCCGAACTCCGTCCTGGTCACCGGCTACGACCTGATGTTCTTCTGGGTCGCCAGGATGATGATGTTCGGCCTGTACGCCATGGGCGACGTCCCGTTCCGCACCATCGCCTTCCACGGCATGGTCCGCGACGAGACCGGCAAGAAGATGTCGAAGTCCAAGGGCAACGTCGTCAACCCGCTCGACTGGATGGACAAGTACGGCTCCGACGCCGTCCGTTTCACCCTGGCCCGCGGTGCCAACCCGGGCGTCGACGTCCCGATCGGCGAGGACTGGGTCCAGGGCTCCCGCAACTTCGCCAACAAGATCTGGAACGCCACTCGCTTCGCGCTGATGAACGGCGCGACGATCGAGGGCGCACTGCCGGCCCCCGAGCAGATGACCGCCACCGACCGCTGGATCCTGTCCCGGCTCAACACGGTCGTCGCCCAGGTCGACGCGCTCTACGACGACTACCAGTTCGCCAAGCTGTCCGACGCCCTTTTCCACTTCGCGTGGGACGAGGTGTTCGACTGGTACGTCGAGCTGTCCAAGACGACGTTCTTCGCCGAGGGCGAGCAGGCCAAGGTCTCCGCGCGTGTCCTCGGCGAGGTCCTCGACGTCACCCTGCGCCTGCTGCACCCGGTCGTCCCCTTCGTCACCGAGACGCTCTGGACGACCCTCACCGGCGGCGAGTCCCTCGTCGTCGCCGACTGGCCGAACGACTCGGGTTTCCGCGACCAGGGGGCCGAACGAGAGATCGAGCTCGTCCAGCAGGTCGTCACCGAGGTCCGCAGGTTCCGCTCCGACCAGGGCCTGCAGCCCGGCCAGAAGGTCCCCGCCGCGCTCACCCTGGACGGCACCGCCCTGGCGCCCCACGAGGCCGCCATCCGGCAGCTGCTGCGCCTCCAGCCGGCCGGCGACGGCTTCCACGCCACCGCCTCGCTCCCCGTCGCCGGTGCCACGGTCGCTCTCGACCTCTCCGGCACCATCGACGTCGCCGCCGAGCGCAAGCGCCTCACCAAGGACCTGGAGGCCGCCAAGAAGGAGATCGTCCAGGCCAACGGCAAGCTCGGCAACGAGGCCTTCCTGGCGAAGGCCCCGGACAACGTGGTCGACAAGATCCGTGGACGGCTCGCCAAGGCCGACGCCGACATCGAGCGGATCAGCACCCAGCTGGCGAACCTGCCGAAGGGCTGA
- a CDS encoding folylpolyglutamate synthase/dihydrofolate synthase family protein, which yields MSEPRPSDRHDASDSDDTFAEIVDEETQRDPDLAVIEAGSRTLRTQSGPPQGEAVPDRPADPETDRALREVEQELAGRWGETKLEPSVTRIAALMDVLGEPQRAYPSIHITGTNGKTSTARMIEALLNALDLRTGRYTSPHVQSITERISLDGAPIDAERFIETYNDVKPYIEMVDAQQPYRLSFFEVLTGMAYAAFADAPVDVAVVEVGMGGTWDATNVIDATVAVVTPISLDHTDRLGSTPAEIAGEKSGIVKQDATVILAQQPVDAAQVMLKKAVEVDATVAREGMEFGIVSREIAVGGQLLTLRGLGGEYDNIFLPLYGAHQAHNAVVALAAVEAFFGIGAEQARSLDVEAVRKAFLSVLSPGRLEVVRSSPTVVLDAAHNPAGALAASEGISEAFSFSRLIGVVGTSGDKDVRGLLEAFEPIFAEIVVTQNSSPRAMDADALAAVAVEVFGNERVQVEPRLDDALEAAITLAEEEAEYAGAGVLVTGSVITVGEARLLLGRR from the coding sequence GTGAGTGAGCCCCGCCCTTCAGACCGGCACGACGCGTCCGATTCCGACGACACCTTCGCGGAGATCGTCGACGAGGAGACCCAGCGCGATCCCGACCTGGCGGTGATCGAGGCCGGGAGCCGCACGCTGCGCACCCAGTCGGGACCGCCCCAGGGTGAGGCGGTCCCCGACCGCCCCGCCGACCCCGAGACCGACCGCGCGCTGCGCGAGGTGGAGCAGGAGCTCGCCGGCCGCTGGGGCGAGACCAAGCTCGAGCCGTCGGTGACCCGTATCGCTGCCCTGATGGACGTGCTGGGGGAGCCCCAGCGTGCCTACCCGTCGATCCACATCACGGGGACGAACGGCAAGACCAGCACGGCCCGCATGATCGAGGCCCTGCTGAACGCCCTCGACCTGCGCACCGGCCGCTACACCTCGCCGCACGTCCAGTCGATCACCGAGCGGATCAGTCTGGACGGCGCCCCGATCGACGCCGAGCGTTTCATCGAGACGTACAACGACGTCAAGCCGTACATCGAGATGGTCGACGCCCAGCAGCCCTACCGGCTCTCGTTCTTCGAGGTGCTGACGGGCATGGCGTACGCGGCCTTCGCCGACGCGCCGGTCGACGTCGCGGTCGTCGAGGTCGGTATGGGAGGCACCTGGGACGCGACGAACGTCATCGACGCCACGGTCGCCGTCGTCACCCCCATCTCGCTGGACCACACCGACCGCCTCGGCTCCACCCCCGCCGAGATCGCCGGTGAGAAGTCCGGCATCGTCAAGCAGGACGCGACGGTGATCCTGGCCCAGCAGCCGGTCGACGCCGCGCAGGTCATGCTGAAGAAGGCCGTCGAGGTGGACGCCACGGTCGCCCGCGAGGGCATGGAGTTCGGCATCGTCTCCCGCGAGATCGCGGTCGGCGGCCAGTTGCTGACCCTGCGGGGCCTGGGCGGCGAGTACGACAACATCTTCCTGCCGCTCTACGGGGCGCACCAGGCGCACAACGCCGTGGTCGCCCTGGCCGCCGTCGAGGCGTTCTTCGGCATCGGCGCGGAGCAGGCCCGCAGCCTCGACGTGGAGGCGGTGCGCAAGGCCTTCCTGTCCGTCCTCTCGCCGGGCCGCCTCGAGGTCGTCCGGTCCAGCCCGACCGTCGTCCTGGACGCGGCGCACAACCCGGCAGGCGCACTCGCCGCCTCCGAGGGGATCTCCGAGGCGTTCAGCTTCTCCCGGCTGATCGGCGTCGTCGGCACGAGCGGTGACAAGGACGTCCGGGGGCTCCTCGAAGCCTTCGAGCCGATCTTCGCCGAGATCGTCGTCACCCAGAACTCCAGCCCGCGCGCCATGGACGCGGACGCGCTCGCCGCCGTCGCCGTCGAGGTCTTCGGCAACGAACGCGTCCAGGTCGAGCCACGCCTGGACGACGCCCTGGAGGCGGCGATCACCCTCGCCGAGGAAGAGGCCGAATACGCGGGCGCCGGGGTCCTGGTGACCGGATCCGTGATCACGGTCGGCGAGGCCCGGCTGCTTCTTGGAAGGCGCTGA
- a CDS encoding DUF4233 domain-containing protein, with translation MRTLCASTLIGEFFVIGFAGLVAMKSDDLSMATVWTVCGIGMLLSVLLCGVITRPGGIQLGWGLQILLVLSGFFVPMMFILGVIFAALWWASVHYGRRIDEAKARWAAQAEAQERAEAPAQG, from the coding sequence GTGCGTACGCTCTGTGCTTCGACGCTGATCGGCGAGTTCTTCGTCATCGGCTTCGCCGGGCTCGTGGCGATGAAGTCCGACGACCTGTCCATGGCCACGGTCTGGACGGTCTGCGGCATCGGCATGCTGCTCTCCGTCCTGCTCTGCGGTGTGATCACCCGTCCCGGCGGCATCCAGCTCGGCTGGGGGCTCCAGATCCTGCTGGTGCTGAGCGGCTTCTTCGTCCCGATGATGTTCATCCTCGGAGTGATCTTCGCGGCCCTGTGGTGGGCCTCGGTGCACTACGGCCGCAGGATCGACGAGGCCAAGGCGCGGTGGGCGGCCCAGGCCGAGGCGCAGGAGCGTGCGGAGGCTCCGGCCCAAGGATGA
- the ndk gene encoding nucleoside-diphosphate kinase, with protein MTQRTLVLLKPDAVRRGLIGEIVGRIERKAGWTITALELRTLDQETLEQHYGEHKGRPFYEPLVEFMASGPVVALVAEGERVIEGVRALAGPTDPIAAAPGSIRGDFGTITRENLIHASDSEESAERELKLFFPGLS; from the coding sequence ATGACTCAGCGCACCCTCGTCCTTCTCAAGCCCGACGCCGTCAGGCGTGGGCTGATCGGCGAGATCGTCGGCCGCATCGAACGCAAGGCTGGCTGGACGATCACCGCGCTGGAGCTGCGCACGCTCGACCAGGAGACCCTGGAGCAGCACTACGGCGAGCACAAGGGCCGCCCGTTCTACGAGCCGCTCGTCGAGTTCATGGCCTCCGGGCCCGTCGTCGCTCTTGTGGCCGAAGGCGAGCGGGTGATCGAGGGCGTCCGTGCCCTGGCCGGCCCCACGGACCCGATCGCCGCCGCGCCCGGCTCGATCCGCGGTGACTTCGGCACGATCACCCGGGAGAACCTCATCCACGCCTCGGACTCCGAGGAGTCCGCAGAGCGAGAACTCAAGCTTTTCTTTCCCGGACTTTCCTGA
- a CDS encoding rod shape-determining protein, which translates to MSFIGRDMAIDLGTANTLVYVRGRGIVLNEPSVVAINTNTGGILAVGSEAKKMIGRTPGNIVAVRPLKDGVIADFEITERMLRYFILKIHKRRYLARPRVVVCVPSGITGVERRAVIEASTQAGARQVHIIEEPMAAAIGSGLPVHEATGNMVVDIGGGTTEVAVISLGGIVTAQSIRVAGDELDNAIIQHIKKEYSLLLGERTAEQIKITIGSAFEMEKDEHTEIRGRDLVSGLPKTVVISATEVRKAIEEPVNAIVDAVKTTLDKCPPELSGDVMDRGIVLTGGGALLRGLDERLRHETGMPIHIAEDPLDSVALGSGKCVEEFEALQQVLDAQPRR; encoded by the coding sequence ATGTCGTTCATCGGCCGTGACATGGCTATCGACCTCGGGACTGCCAACACGCTGGTGTACGTCAGGGGGCGCGGCATCGTACTGAACGAGCCGTCCGTCGTGGCCATCAACACCAACACCGGCGGAATCCTGGCGGTCGGCTCCGAGGCCAAGAAGATGATCGGCCGCACACCGGGCAACATCGTTGCCGTGCGGCCCCTGAAGGACGGCGTGATCGCCGACTTCGAGATCACGGAGCGCATGCTCCGCTACTTCATCCTCAAGATCCACAAGCGCCGCTACCTGGCCCGCCCGAGGGTCGTCGTCTGCGTGCCCTCCGGCATCACAGGAGTCGAGCGACGCGCCGTCATCGAGGCGTCGACGCAGGCAGGCGCGCGCCAGGTGCACATCATCGAGGAGCCCATGGCCGCGGCCATCGGCTCCGGTCTGCCCGTCCACGAGGCCACCGGCAACATGGTCGTCGACATCGGTGGCGGCACCACCGAGGTCGCCGTGATCTCGCTGGGCGGAATCGTCACCGCCCAGTCCATCCGGGTCGCCGGTGACGAACTGGACAACGCGATCATCCAGCACATCAAGAAGGAGTACTCCCTCCTCCTCGGTGAGCGCACCGCCGAACAGATCAAGATCACGATCGGCTCGGCGTTCGAGATGGAGAAGGACGAGCACACCGAGATCCGTGGCCGCGACCTGGTCTCGGGCCTGCCCAAGACCGTCGTCATCTCCGCGACCGAGGTCCGCAAGGCCATCGAGGAACCGGTCAACGCGATCGTCGACGCCGTGAAGACGACGCTCGACAAGTGCCCGCCGGAGCTCTCGGGCGACGTGATGGACCGCGGCATCGTCCTCACCGGCGGCGGCGCGCTCCTGCGCGGACTCGACGAGCGGCTGCGCCACGAGACGGGCATGCCGATCCACATCGCCGAGGACCCGCTGGACTCGGTGGCCCTCGGATCCGGTAAGTGCGTCGAGGAGTTCGAGGCGCTCCAGCAGGTGCTGGACGCCCAGCCCCGACGGTAG
- the mreC gene encoding rod shape-determining protein MreC produces the protein MRDTRESRLLLVLLIAIAFALITVDIRGGEESPVDGARQAAATVLGPVENGVAAAVDPVGNAIGAVRDSGDRHDRIAALEHENAALKTKLGSDDRNTSKVRQLDTMLKSAGTGQYGIKAAQVIAIGAAQGFSWTVTIDAGADDGLQRDMTVLNGEGLVGRITTVGPNTATVLLANDPDFTVGTRLEKTDELGFATGQGARPLSVQFLNGKADVKKGDRLVTFGSSNDKPFVPGVPVGEVVRVDPSGGDLTRTVYVRPFVGFTKLDIVGIVVQAPRENPRDMVLPAQPKKPAKPKPTPTVTVTVQPNGDLVDGSGKVVGNVNETPGASASPGASPNASGAADPAAGDAANEQE, from the coding sequence GTGAGGGACACACGAGAGAGCCGGCTGCTCCTGGTGCTGCTGATCGCCATCGCATTCGCCCTGATCACGGTGGATATCCGCGGTGGCGAGGAGTCACCGGTGGACGGAGCCCGGCAGGCCGCGGCCACGGTCCTCGGACCGGTCGAGAACGGCGTCGCGGCGGCGGTGGACCCGGTGGGCAACGCCATCGGCGCCGTCCGGGACTCCGGTGACCGGCACGACCGGATCGCGGCCCTGGAGCACGAGAACGCCGCGCTGAAGACGAAGCTCGGCAGCGACGACCGCAACACCAGCAAGGTCCGTCAGCTCGACACCATGCTGAAGAGCGCCGGGACAGGCCAGTACGGCATCAAGGCCGCCCAGGTCATCGCCATAGGAGCGGCCCAGGGCTTCTCATGGACCGTCACCATCGACGCCGGGGCCGACGACGGTCTCCAGCGCGACATGACCGTACTGAACGGCGAAGGGCTCGTCGGCCGGATCACGACCGTCGGGCCGAACACCGCGACCGTCCTGCTGGCCAACGACCCCGACTTCACCGTGGGCACCCGGCTGGAGAAGACGGACGAGCTCGGCTTCGCCACGGGGCAGGGGGCCCGGCCCCTCTCGGTCCAGTTCCTCAACGGCAAGGCCGACGTGAAGAAGGGCGACCGGCTGGTCACCTTCGGGTCCAGCAACGACAAGCCCTTCGTGCCGGGGGTGCCCGTGGGCGAGGTCGTCCGCGTCGACCCCTCGGGCGGCGACCTGACCCGGACGGTCTACGTCCGCCCGTTCGTCGGCTTCACCAAGCTCGACATCGTGGGCATCGTCGTCCAGGCGCCCCGCGAGAACCCCCGTGACATGGTCCTCCCGGCCCAGCCCAAGAAGCCGGCGAAGCCCAAGCCCACCCCGACGGTCACCGTCACCGTCCAGCCGAACGGCGACCTCGTCGACGGCAGCGGGAAGGTCGTCGGGAACGTCAACGAGACGCCCGGTGCCTCCGCCTCCCCGGGTGCTTCCCCGAACGCCTCCGGCGCCGCCGACCCGGCCGCCGGTGACGCGGCGAACGAGCAGGAATAG
- the mreD gene encoding rod shape-determining protein MreD: MRINRMLLSVALVVVALVIQVSVLARLQLPGATPDLLLLVVLGLAFVYGPVSGALIGFGAGLLADLAPPADHAAGRYALVLCVIGYVAGMARPENGRLKSALTPLAFVFVAALGSTLLYAGVGSLVGDTAARHVGLGSLLFTAVVYDLLLAPFTVPLIMALARRTENDPVADSSGSGDVAAGWLASGTGLRIGNQRNGMRLRAARGRAARAGRIKGVKRL, from the coding sequence ATGCGTATCAACAGGATGCTGCTCTCCGTCGCCCTCGTCGTGGTCGCCCTCGTCATCCAGGTGTCCGTCCTCGCCCGTCTCCAGCTCCCCGGTGCCACCCCCGACCTGCTGCTGCTCGTCGTCCTCGGACTCGCCTTCGTGTACGGGCCGGTCAGCGGCGCCCTGATCGGCTTCGGCGCCGGCCTCCTCGCCGACCTGGCACCGCCCGCAGACCATGCCGCCGGGCGCTACGCCCTGGTCCTCTGCGTCATCGGGTACGTCGCCGGCATGGCTCGCCCCGAGAACGGCCGGCTCAAGTCGGCCCTCACCCCGCTGGCCTTCGTCTTCGTCGCGGCACTCGGGTCCACCCTGCTGTACGCCGGTGTCGGATCCCTCGTCGGTGACACGGCCGCCCGCCACGTGGGCCTGGGCAGCCTGCTGTTCACCGCCGTCGTGTACGACCTGCTCCTCGCGCCGTTCACCGTTCCGCTGATCATGGCGCTCGCCAGACGCACCGAGAACGACCCGGTCGCCGACAGTTCCGGCAGCGGCGACGTCGCCGCCGGCTGGCTCGCCTCGGGCACCGGGCTGCGGATCGGGAACCAGCGGAACGGGATGCGCCTGAGGGCAGCCCGCGGCCGCGCAGCACGCGCAGGACGGATCAAGGGGGTCAAGCGACTGTGA
- the mrdA gene encoding penicillin-binding protein 2 — translation MSNIPETGRTPRVQIRLIVIQVLVFSLLLTLGGRLWYLQIRNGQEYTDEAKNNHVQQVVQPAVRGAILDARGVPLADNETRLVVSASRTELMKMKDDGVGVLTRLAGVLDMKPKDVQDKVRLCDAKTPQPCWNGSPYQPIPVTDEATTQQALTIRERAEDFPGITAEPTAVRRYAAPGKANTAQVLGYLSPVTDEEVTKAQDSDSPYLRSDQVGRSGLERTYDKELRGKAGVTRYEVDNLGRVIGQAQNDEAEAGSSVVTSIDARVQAVAEYELNNAMETARKEMDRNTNELYKADSGAVVVMEAKTGRIVSMASLPTYDPNAWIGGISAKDYAKLTGKKSNFPLLNRAIQGTAAPGSIFKVISSTAAVNAGYEFDGNYPCPSSYSIGGQVFKNFESQGYGAISIGRALEVSCDTVYYGLAHKEWAKDGGNKPKKKPADWFYKTAHQFGLGKETGIDLPNEVPGRVPDRQWKQDFYDANKASWCKQGKKDGTYVEKIAYEGCLEGNKMRAGDSVNYSIGQGDTLVTPIQMATIYAAISNGGTLYDPTVGKAIVSGDGRTVQEIAPQAHGKLPFKGETRDQIDEALAGVATRGSAAWRFGGWPQDKIPMHAKTGTAEVYGKQTTSWFATYTKDYSIVMTISQGGTGSGASGPAVRNIYNALYGLDASGKQDLKKALLPKPQKTLPKIKPDGQIESPKIKPYTPAPVDDGTQALAGALRATVGRRD, via the coding sequence GTGAGCAACATTCCGGAGACGGGCCGGACCCCGCGGGTCCAGATCCGTCTCATCGTCATCCAGGTCCTCGTGTTCTCCCTGCTCCTGACGCTCGGCGGCCGGCTCTGGTACCTCCAGATCCGCAACGGGCAGGAGTACACCGACGAGGCCAAGAACAACCACGTCCAGCAGGTCGTCCAGCCCGCCGTCCGTGGTGCCATCCTCGACGCGCGCGGCGTGCCCCTCGCCGACAACGAGACGCGCCTCGTCGTCTCCGCCAGCCGCACCGAACTGATGAAGATGAAGGACGACGGCGTCGGCGTCCTCACCCGCCTGGCCGGTGTCCTGGACATGAAGCCCAAGGACGTCCAGGACAAGGTCCGGCTCTGCGACGCGAAGACTCCGCAGCCCTGCTGGAACGGCTCGCCGTACCAGCCGATCCCGGTCACCGACGAGGCCACCACCCAGCAGGCCCTCACGATCCGAGAGCGTGCCGAGGACTTCCCCGGCATCACCGCCGAACCCACCGCCGTGCGCCGCTACGCGGCCCCCGGCAAGGCCAACACCGCGCAGGTCCTCGGCTACCTCTCGCCCGTCACCGACGAAGAGGTCACCAAGGCACAGGACAGCGACTCGCCCTACCTCCGCTCCGACCAGGTGGGCCGCTCCGGACTGGAGCGCACGTACGACAAGGAACTGCGCGGCAAGGCCGGCGTCACCCGCTACGAGGTCGACAACCTCGGCCGCGTCATCGGCCAGGCCCAGAACGACGAGGCCGAAGCCGGCTCCAGCGTCGTCACCTCCATCGACGCACGGGTCCAGGCCGTCGCCGAGTACGAGCTGAACAACGCCATGGAGACGGCCCGCAAGGAGATGGACCGCAACACCAACGAGCTGTACAAGGCCGACTCCGGTGCCGTCGTCGTCATGGAGGCCAAGACCGGACGCATCGTGTCCATGGCGTCCCTGCCGACGTACGACCCCAACGCATGGATCGGCGGCATCTCCGCCAAGGACTACGCCAAGCTCACCGGCAAGAAGTCCAACTTCCCGCTGCTGAACCGGGCCATCCAGGGCACCGCCGCCCCCGGGTCGATCTTCAAGGTCATCTCCTCGACCGCCGCGGTCAACGCGGGGTACGAGTTCGACGGCAACTACCCGTGCCCGAGTTCGTACTCGATCGGCGGCCAGGTCTTCAAGAACTTCGAGTCCCAGGGCTACGGCGCCATCAGCATCGGGCGCGCCCTGGAGGTCTCCTGCGACACCGTCTACTACGGCCTGGCGCACAAGGAATGGGCGAAGGACGGCGGCAACAAGCCGAAGAAGAAGCCCGCCGACTGGTTCTACAAGACGGCCCACCAGTTCGGGCTCGGCAAGGAGACCGGCATCGACCTCCCCAACGAGGTCCCCGGCCGCGTCCCCGACCGCCAGTGGAAGCAGGACTTCTACGACGCCAACAAGGCGTCCTGGTGCAAGCAGGGCAAGAAGGACGGCACGTACGTCGAGAAGATCGCGTACGAAGGGTGCCTCGAGGGCAACAAGATGCGCGCCGGTGACTCCGTCAACTACTCGATCGGCCAGGGCGACACGCTCGTCACCCCGATCCAGATGGCGACCATCTACGCGGCGATCTCCAACGGCGGCACCCTGTACGACCCGACCGTCGGCAAGGCGATCGTCAGCGGTGACGGCAGGACCGTCCAGGAGATCGCGCCCCAGGCCCACGGCAAGCTCCCCTTCAAGGGAGAGACCCGCGACCAGATAGACGAAGCCCTCGCGGGTGTCGCGACCCGGGGCAGCGCCGCCTGGCGATTCGGCGGATGGCCCCAGGACAAGATCCCGATGCACGCCAAGACGGGCACGGCCGAGGTCTACGGCAAGCAGACGACCTCGTGGTTCGCCACGTACACCAAGGACTACTCGATCGTCATGACGATCTCCCAGGGTGGTACGGGCTCCGGAGCGTCCGGCCCCGCGGTGCGCAACATCTACAACGCGCTCTACGGTCTCGACGCGAGCGGCAAGCAGGACCTCAAGAAGGCGCTGCTGCCCAAGCCCCAGAAGACGCTGCCCAAGATCAAGCCCGACGGCCAGATCGAGTCGCCCAAGATCAAGCCGTACACCCCCGCGCCCGTCGACGACGGCACACAGGCCCTCGCGGGCGCGCTGCGGGCGACCGTCGGGAGGCGTGACTGA